From one Magnolia sinica isolate HGM2019 chromosome 18, MsV1, whole genome shotgun sequence genomic stretch:
- the LOC131233356 gene encoding choline-phosphate cytidylyltransferase 2-like isoform X1: MARLPRQRQNFPKDDDDPPTPESCRWAEAASIHLDPHPVRETGESARGEASPEKPIRVYADGIYDLFHFGHARSLEQAKKLFPNTYLLVGCCNDEVTHMYKGKTVMTGDERCESLRHCRWVDEVIPDAPWVITQEFIDKHKIDYVAHDSLPYADASGAGMDVYEFVKAAGKFKETQRTDGVSTSDIIMRILKDYNQYVTRNLARGYSRKDLGVSYVKEKQLIVNMGITKLREKVKEHQEKLHTVAKTAGMHHGEWVENADRWVAGFLEKFEEGCHIMETAIKDRIQESLKRQQAKSMTNLLQEPESS; this comes from the exons ATGGCGCGGTTGCCCCGGCAGCGGCAGAACTTTCCCAAGGACGATGACGATCCTCCGACGCCGGAGTCCTGCAGATGGGCGGAGGCAGCCTCTATCCACCTCGATCCGCATCCGGTCAGGGAAACGGGAGAGTCGGCGAGGGGAGAAGCTTCGCCGGAGAAGCCCATCCGCGTGTATGCTGACGGAATCTACGATCTCTTCCATTTCGGACACGCTCGGTCGCTCGAACAGGCGAAGAAATT GTTCCCCAACACATACCTACTTGTTGGCTGCTGCAACGATGAAGTAACTCATATGTACAAAGGGAAAACTGTTATGACCGGAGATGAGCGCTGTGAATCTCTTCGTCACTGCAG GTGGGTTGATGAGGTTATTCCTGATGCACCATGGGTTATCACACAGGAATTCATCGACAAGCACAAAATAGATTACGTGGCGCACGACTCTCTTCC ATATGCTGATGCAAGTGGAGCTGGCATGGATGTCTATGAATTC GTTAAAGCCGCAGGAAAATTCAAGGAAACACAACGCACGGATGGGGTTTCTACATCAGATATTATAATGAGGATACTTAAGGACTACAATCAGTATGTAACACGAAATCTAGCCCGTGGATATTCAAGGAAGGACCTTGGTGTGAGCTATGTGAAG GAGAAGCAGCTGATAGTGAACATGGGGATAACCAAGTTGCGTGAGAAAGTGAAGGAGCATCAGGAAAAG TTGCATACAGTGGCAAAGACAGCTGGTATGCATCATGGCGAGTGGGTAGAGAATGCAGATCGCTGGGTCGCAGGTTTTCTTGAGAAGTTTGAAGAAGGGTGCCATATAATG gaAACTGCGATTAAAGATCGAATTCAAGAGAGCCTGAAGAGGCAACAGGCCAAATCAATGACGAACCTTCTGCAAGAACCAGAGTCATCTTGA
- the LOC131233356 gene encoding choline-phosphate cytidylyltransferase 2-like isoform X2: MARLPRQRQNFPKDDDDPPTPESCRWAEAASIHLDPHPVRETGESARGEASPEKPIRVYADGIYDLFHFGHARSLEQAKKLFPNTYLLVGCCNDEVTHMYKGKTVMTGDERCESLRHCRYADASGAGMDVYEFVKAAGKFKETQRTDGVSTSDIIMRILKDYNQYVTRNLARGYSRKDLGVSYVKEKQLIVNMGITKLREKVKEHQEKLHTVAKTAGMHHGEWVENADRWVAGFLEKFEEGCHIMETAIKDRIQESLKRQQAKSMTNLLQEPESS, encoded by the exons ATGGCGCGGTTGCCCCGGCAGCGGCAGAACTTTCCCAAGGACGATGACGATCCTCCGACGCCGGAGTCCTGCAGATGGGCGGAGGCAGCCTCTATCCACCTCGATCCGCATCCGGTCAGGGAAACGGGAGAGTCGGCGAGGGGAGAAGCTTCGCCGGAGAAGCCCATCCGCGTGTATGCTGACGGAATCTACGATCTCTTCCATTTCGGACACGCTCGGTCGCTCGAACAGGCGAAGAAATT GTTCCCCAACACATACCTACTTGTTGGCTGCTGCAACGATGAAGTAACTCATATGTACAAAGGGAAAACTGTTATGACCGGAGATGAGCGCTGTGAATCTCTTCGTCACTGCAG ATATGCTGATGCAAGTGGAGCTGGCATGGATGTCTATGAATTC GTTAAAGCCGCAGGAAAATTCAAGGAAACACAACGCACGGATGGGGTTTCTACATCAGATATTATAATGAGGATACTTAAGGACTACAATCAGTATGTAACACGAAATCTAGCCCGTGGATATTCAAGGAAGGACCTTGGTGTGAGCTATGTGAAG GAGAAGCAGCTGATAGTGAACATGGGGATAACCAAGTTGCGTGAGAAAGTGAAGGAGCATCAGGAAAAG TTGCATACAGTGGCAAAGACAGCTGGTATGCATCATGGCGAGTGGGTAGAGAATGCAGATCGCTGGGTCGCAGGTTTTCTTGAGAAGTTTGAAGAAGGGTGCCATATAATG gaAACTGCGATTAAAGATCGAATTCAAGAGAGCCTGAAGAGGCAACAGGCCAAATCAATGACGAACCTTCTGCAAGAACCAGAGTCATCTTGA